From a single Puniceibacterium sp. IMCC21224 genomic region:
- a CDS encoding rhomboid family intramembrane serine protease, translated as MRAFLRRAATLAAFVALLWAVQVVNWITGYGLNPAFGLIPRQLDGLDGVVAMPLMHGSFAHLMANTPPLLVMGGLLVATTTRALLPVNAVVIGLGGGLVWLFGSSAIHIGASGLVFGWFGFLVARGFVDRSPITLGAALLVGVLYSSILWGVLPGQPGVSWEAHLFGAIAGAVAASLVRTHVHVPRLGGVDLD; from the coding sequence ATGCGCGCTTTCTTGCGGCGCGCCGCAACGCTTGCCGCTTTTGTCGCGCTGCTCTGGGCGGTTCAGGTCGTCAATTGGATCACTGGCTACGGTTTGAACCCGGCCTTCGGCCTGATCCCCAGGCAGCTCGATGGTTTGGATGGCGTTGTCGCCATGCCGCTGATGCACGGAAGCTTCGCGCATCTGATGGCCAATACGCCGCCTCTCCTGGTGATGGGTGGGCTGCTGGTTGCCACGACCACGCGAGCCTTGCTGCCGGTGAACGCAGTGGTGATCGGCCTCGGCGGCGGACTCGTCTGGCTGTTCGGAAGCTCCGCCATCCATATCGGTGCGTCAGGGTTGGTCTTCGGCTGGTTTGGCTTCCTCGTCGCGCGCGGCTTCGTGGATCGCTCCCCGATCACGCTGGGCGCGGCACTACTGGTCGGTGTCCTCTATAGCTCCATTCTCTGGGGCGTTCTTCCGGGCCAACCCGGCGTCTCGTGGGAGGCGCATCTCTTCGGCGCCATCGCGGGCGCTGTCGCTGCAT